One stretch of Paenibacillus sp. AN1007 DNA includes these proteins:
- a CDS encoding winged helix-turn-helix transcriptional regulator — protein MLNVKREEERTTRERILFMLKQQGTMTAREITAKLGLTGMAIRRHLTALEQDGWIEVREARATAGRPSSVYHLTDRGDSYFPKSYSSLTLELLEELSDTAGGSVVDALFEGRRDKLLRSGLPQMEGHDLAGRVEELARIQNANGYMADASREEDGTYVITELNCPIVQVASVYKQACRCELELFRSLLQAEVERTECYADGGKKCRYQIREASGN, from the coding sequence GTGCTGAACGTGAAGCGTGAAGAAGAACGTACAACGCGTGAACGGATTTTGTTCATGCTGAAACAGCAGGGAACGATGACTGCACGGGAAATCACTGCAAAGCTTGGACTGACCGGTATGGCGATTCGCCGCCATCTGACAGCACTGGAGCAGGACGGCTGGATTGAAGTACGCGAGGCTCGGGCAACAGCGGGACGACCATCGTCGGTATACCATCTGACGGATCGTGGAGATAGTTATTTTCCGAAGTCTTACTCTTCCCTGACACTGGAGCTGCTTGAAGAATTGTCAGACACCGCAGGTGGTAGTGTCGTGGATGCCCTTTTCGAAGGCCGCCGTGACAAGCTGCTTCGCAGCGGCTTGCCGCAGATGGAGGGGCATGACCTCGCGGGACGCGTGGAGGAACTGGCACGAATCCAGAATGCCAACGGGTATATGGCGGATGCGTCCAGAGAAGAGGATGGCACGTATGTCATCACTGAGCTGAACTGTCCGATCGTACAAGTCGCGAGTGTGTACAAGCAGGCCTGCCGCTGTGAACTGGAGCTGTTCCGCTCGCTGCTGCAAGCAGAGGTGGAGCGCACTGAATGTTACGCTGACGGCGGCAAGAAGTGCAGGTATCAGATTCGTGAAGCGTCGGGAAATTAA